The Verrucomicrobiia bacterium genome has a window encoding:
- a CDS encoding HAD-IA family hydrolase, which yields MLNSYEVICFDAGGTLFTPHPSVGEIYSEVALKYGCRAEPLHIEEKFRALWHKRDISGLVSLSDEKVEKEWWRTLVAEVFRHFPGVNGFDAFFEELYVEFAGPSRWKLFPETMHVLQELKGRKKKLCVISNWDSRLLHLCEGLGLSSYFEFILISAVFGASKPSPKIFREALRRWGVDPSRAVHIGDSLEDDVRGAKGAGMDAVLIDRAKRKHAEPHHFEGVTVIHDLKELL from the coding sequence ATGCTGAACTCTTACGAAGTCATCTGTTTCGACGCCGGCGGCACGCTGTTCACGCCGCATCCTTCCGTGGGCGAGATCTACAGCGAGGTCGCGCTCAAGTACGGATGCCGCGCGGAGCCGCTCCACATCGAGGAAAAATTCCGCGCCCTGTGGCACAAACGCGACATCTCGGGCCTTGTCAGCCTGTCCGACGAGAAAGTCGAGAAGGAATGGTGGCGCACGCTCGTTGCCGAAGTCTTCCGGCACTTTCCGGGCGTGAACGGCTTTGACGCTTTTTTCGAGGAGCTTTACGTGGAATTCGCCGGGCCTTCGCGCTGGAAGCTTTTTCCCGAGACGATGCATGTCCTGCAAGAGCTAAAAGGCCGGAAGAAAAAACTCTGCGTCATTTCCAACTGGGACAGCCGCCTGCTGCATCTCTGCGAGGGGCTGGGGCTGTCTTCTTATTTCGAGTTCATTTTGATCTCGGCGGTTTTCGGCGCGTCGAAACCCAGCCCGAAGATTTTCCGGGAAGCGCTGCGGCGCTGGGGCGTGGACCCCTCGCGGGCCGTGCACATCGGCGACAGCCTGGAAGACGACGTGCGCGGCGCGAAAGGTGCGGGCATGGACGCGGTGCTGATCGACCGCGCGAAAAGGAAGCACGCGGAGCCGCATCATTTCGAAGGCGTCACCGTGATTCACGATTTGAAGGAACTTCTCTGA
- a CDS encoding tetratricopeptide repeat protein, translated as MSRILAFALIPVLITSPVFALTPNPDAQAAFDQAAQMRASGNLDAAEQLLKQAVELQPDNPMYHFEMANLYADMHDRFKSGRDKDRADAALQRVTQELEETLMLDPGYVPARFNLAVTFKRLGEFERSREIFRDVIAQAEKTGDSQLKLQALMQIAEIYQIQGFFDEARDTYKEAREIDYYNTGIRDALEDLEINERNAKQRSDQQGTMRALENLRQGYQNSPLANSGFGQMAQAQNQSTAGQQALPYLGMMLAQQFLNRGSRSAQNEDY; from the coding sequence CACGCATCCTGGCCTTCGCTTTAATCCCGGTGTTGATCACCTCGCCCGTTTTCGCTCTTACCCCCAATCCCGATGCCCAGGCCGCCTTTGACCAGGCCGCGCAGATGCGCGCTTCGGGCAATCTCGATGCCGCCGAGCAGCTTTTGAAGCAGGCCGTTGAATTGCAGCCCGACAATCCCATGTACCATTTCGAGATGGCGAACCTTTACGCGGACATGCACGACCGCTTCAAGTCCGGGCGCGACAAGGACAGGGCCGATGCCGCGCTGCAGCGGGTGACGCAGGAGCTCGAGGAGACGCTCATGCTGGATCCGGGTTACGTGCCCGCGCGTTTTAACCTGGCCGTCACGTTCAAACGGCTCGGGGAATTCGAACGCTCGCGGGAAATTTTCCGCGACGTCATCGCGCAGGCTGAGAAAACCGGCGACAGCCAGCTGAAGCTGCAGGCGCTCATGCAGATCGCGGAGATCTACCAGATCCAGGGATTTTTCGACGAGGCCCGCGACACTTATAAGGAAGCGCGCGAGATCGACTATTACAACACGGGCATCCGCGACGCCCTGGAAGACCTGGAAATCAACGAGCGCAATGCCAAACAGAGAAGCGACCAGCAGGGGACGATGCGGGCGCTCGAAAATTTGCGCCAGGGCTATCAGAATTCGCCGCTCGCGAACTCGGGCTTCGGACAGATGGCGCAGGCGCAGAATCAGAGCACGGCGGGTCAGCAGGCGCTTCCGTATCTGGGCATGATGCTGGCCCAGCAATTCCTGAACCGCGGCTCCCGGTCCGCCCAAAACGAAGATTATTGA